Proteins encoded in a region of the Onychostoma macrolepis isolate SWU-2019 chromosome 20, ASM1243209v1, whole genome shotgun sequence genome:
- the znf410 gene encoding zinc finger protein 410 isoform X2, which produces MLSDELDSKPELLVEFVQNASIPLGQSLEEADTKAPCVPLLSSSQCGPLELPESALSHAASPSLSDFGPERSPLVVQLQTPPPQAQTPPTILQDLQNHDSTSYVLLNLAKGLSAEPLVFVQDDVDEAQEEISSGDCGDGGAPWYLRVQELAHDSLIAATRAQLARDARNSTDHIHSGQSEQKKEPRVARAASEKIHRCPYESCHRTFTYPAHLKYHLKTHRNDRTFRCGAEGCGKSFYVLQRLQVHMRTHNGEKPFICNEKNCGKKFTTAGNLKNHRRTHTGEKPFLCEADGCGRSFAEYSSLRKHMLVHSGEKPHVCSICGKTFSQSGSRNVHMKKRHGDETLPPDSRDTAEALTHSSLLEADGGGDSMVSVNLHHAILPTQGAAGAVVVLTPPHDLVTMTTGHAYSDDVVALL; this is translated from the exons CTGTTGGTTGAGTTTGTCCAGAACGCGTCCATCCCGCTGGGCCAGAGTCTGGAGGAGGCGGACACTAAAGCGCCCTGCGTCCCGCTGCTGTCGTCCTCACAGTGCGGCCCGCTGGAGCTGCCAG AGAGCGCTCTGAGTCATGCCGCCTCCCCCTCGCTGTCAGACTTCGGCCCTGAGCGAAGCCCATTGGTGGTTCAGCTGCAGACTCCTCCCCCTCAAGCACAAACCCCGCCCACCATCCTGCAGGACCTCCAGAACCACGACAGCACGTCTTATGTCCTGCTCAATCTGGCCAAAG GGCTGTCGGCCGAGCCGCTGGTGTTCGTTCAGGACGATGTGGACGAGGCGCAGGAGGAGATTTCGTCCGGAGACTGCGGTGACGGCGGAGCGCCGTGGTATCTGCGGGTCCAGGAGCTGGCTCACGACAGTCTGATCGCCGCCACACGCGCACAGCTGGCCAGAGACGCACGCAACAGCACTGACCACATCCACAGCGGTCAGTCCGAGCAGAAGAAGGAGCCCAGAGTCGCTCGCGCCGCGTCAGAGAAGATCCACCGCTGCCCTTACGAGAGCTGCCACCGGACCTTCACCTACCCAGCGCACCTCAAATACCACCTGAAGACACACCG gaacGACCGTACGTTCCGCTGCGGCGCCGAGGGTTGTGGGAAGAGCTTCTATGTTCTGCAGCGGCTGCAGGTTCACATGAGGACTCACAACGGAGAGAAACCCTTCATCTGCAACGAGAAGAACTGCGGAAAGAAGTTCACCACCGCCGGAAACCTGAAGAAccacagacgcacacacaccg GTGAAAAGCCCTTCCTGTGTGAAGCTGATGGCTGCGGCCGATCTTTCGCAGAATATTCCAGTCTGCGCAAACACATGCTCGTACACTCGG GTGAGAAGCCGCACGTGTGCTCCATCTGCGGGAAGACGTTCTCTCAGAGCGGCAGCAGAAACGTTCACATGAAGAAGAGACACGGCGACGAGACGCTGCCGCCTGACAGCAGAGACACGG CTGAAGCACTCACTCACAGCAGTCTGCTGGAGGCGGATGGCGGCGGTGATTCGATGGTCAGCGTGAATCTGCATCACGCGATCTTACCGACTCAAG GTGCAGCGGGCGCCGTCGTGGTTCTGACTCCGCCCCATGACCTGGTCACCATGACGACAGGCCACGCCTACAGCGATGATGTGGTCGCTCTGCTCTAA